Proteins from a genomic interval of Diprion similis isolate iyDipSimi1 chromosome 10, iyDipSimi1.1, whole genome shotgun sequence:
- the LOC124411887 gene encoding 5'-AMP-activated protein kinase catalytic subunit alpha-2: MSGHSKMTDKIQSGQPQPIVKIGHYTLGQTLGVGTFGKVKIGEHVLTKLKVAVKILNRQKIKSLDVVGKIRREIQNLKLFRHPHIIKLYQVISTPTDIFMIMEYVSGGELFDYIVKHGKLKEYEARRFFQQIISGVDYCHRHMIVHRDLKPENLLLDHNLHVKIADFGLSNMMTDGEFLRTSCGSPNYAAPEVISGKLYAGPEVDIWSCGVILYALLCGTLPFDDEHVPTLFRKIKTGIFPIPEYLNKSVVSLLCHMLQVDPMKRATIEDIKKHEWFQKELPTYLFPSPVEQDSSVIDTGAVSEVCEKFNVKDSEVHSALLSCDPHDQLAIAYHLIIDNKRIADEAAKAEYKDFYVASSPPPVAFSPSDSNNSPLRPHPERIAPLRETKNPQGGASAQIQSGATGASRGTPVKRSKWHLGIRSQSKPNDIMNEVYRAMAALNFEWKIINAYSVRVRHKNKVTNKYSKMSLQLYQVDYKNYLLDFKSRSSEDTESVNEDSMNTQSQLTGHHTMEFFEMCAALITQLAR, from the exons ATGTCAG GGCATTCAAAGATGACTGATAAAATTCAGTCGGGTCAGCCTCAGCCCATCGTCAAGATAGGTCACTACACTCTCGGGCAAACTCTGGGCGTGGGAACATTTGGGAAAGTTAAAA TTGGAGAACATGTCCTGACCAAGCTCAAGGTCGCTGTGAAGATTCtgaatcgtcaaaaaatcaaaagtctCGATGTCGTTGGGAAGATACGAAGGGAGATTCAAAATCTCAAACTGTTTCGACATCCTCACATTATTAAACT ATATCAAGTAATAAGCACACCAACGGATATCTTCATGATCATGGAATATGTATCTGGAGGAGAATTGTTCGATTACATAGTCAAGCATGGAAAACTCAAGGAGTATGAGGCCCGAAGGTTTTTTCAGCAAATTATATCTGGTGTGGATTACTGCCACCGACACATGATTGTTCACCGTGATTTGAAGCCGGAAAATTTACTTCTAGATCATAATCTCCATGTTAAGATTGCAGACTttg GCCTATCCAATATGATGACCGATGGAGAATTTTTAAGAACATCTTGTGGCTCTCCGAATTATGCAGCACCTGAAGTTATCTCAGGAAAATTATACGCAGGTCCGGAAGTCGATATTTGGTCCTGCGGAGTTATTCTTTATGCACTGCTTTGCGGCACTCTGCCTTTTGACGACGAGCATGTGCCAACTctgtttagaaaaattaaaa CCGGCATTTTTCCTATTCCGGAATATTTGAACAAATCTGTGGTCAGTTTGCTATGTCATATGCTGCAAGTAGACCCGATGAAAAGGGCGACTATAGAAGATATCAA AAAGCACGAATGGTTCCAGAAAGAATTGCCCACTTATCTGTTTCCTTCACCAGTCGAGCAAGATTCTTCCGTGATCGATACGGGGGCTGTTAGTGAAGTTTGTGAAAAGTTCAACGTCAAGGATAGTGAAGTACACTCTGCGCTACTCAGTTGTGACCCTCACGATCAATTGGCAATTGCTTATCACCTAATAATTGATAACAAAAGGATCGCTGACGAGGCTGCGAAAGCGGAATACAAGGACTTTTACGTTGCCTCCAGTCCTCCACCAGTTGCCTTTAGTCCGAGCGACTCAAACAACAGTCCACTACGTCCACACCCAGAGAGAATCGCTC CATTGCGCGAAACCAAAAATCCTCAGGGTGGCGCTTCGGCGCAGATTCAAAGTGGAGCAACTGGTGCAAGCCGCGGAACACCTGTGAAACGATCCAAATGGCATCTTGGCATCAGGTCTCAGTCGAAGCCTAACGATATTATGAATGAAGTGTATCGTGCTATGGCAGCCCTAAATTTT GAATGGAAAATCATCAATGCGTACAGCGTCAGAGTTAGACACAAGAACAAAGTGACTAATAAATACAGCAAAATGTCTTTACAACTCTATCAAGtagattacaaaaattacttgCTTGATTTTAAATCGAGATCAAGCGAGGACACAGAGAGCGTCAATGAAG attctatGAATACCCAGTCACAACTAACTGGTCACCACACAATGGAATTCTTTGAAATGTGCGCAGCGTTGATAACGCAATTAGCTCGTTAA
- the LOC124411903 gene encoding congested-like trachea protein, which translates to MSENVSPIKYFLSGGFGGVCLVIAGHPLDTIKVRLQTMPKPLPNALPLYSGTWDCTKKTIAKEGFRGLYKGMGAPLTGVAPIFAISFLGYGVGKKIQQKSPDEKLTLPQLFYAGAFSGVCTTCIMAPGERIKCLLQIQHADAVPKYNGPVDCIKQLYREGGVRSIFKGTYATLLRDVPASGVYFMIYELLQRWLTPEGGKLGVVSTIFAGGMAGIANWVVAIPPDVLKSRLQTAPEGTYKNGIRSVFAQLMKEEGPRALYKGCAPVMLRAFPANAACFAGFEVAMNFLNLAAPNL; encoded by the exons ATGTCCGAAAACGTTAGCccaattaaatattttctctccgGTGGATTCGGCGGAGTATGTCTCGTTATAGCTGGTCATCCCCTGGACACGATAAAA gtCCGCCTTCAGACTATGCCAAAGCCCTTACCAAATGCATTGCCGCTTTATTCAGGGACGTGGGATTGcacaaagaaaacaatagcCAAAGAGGGATTTCGCGGTCTCTACAAGG GAATGGGAGCCCCGCTGACAGGCGTGGCTCCGATATTCGCCATCAGTTTCCTCGGATACGGTGTGGGTAAAAAGATTCAGCAAAAGAGTCCGGACGAAAAATTAACTCTGCCGCAATTGTTTTACGCCGGTGCTTTCAGCGGCGTTTGTACAACTTGTATCATGGCGCCTGGAGAGCGTATAAAATGCCTTTTACAAATACAGCATGCCGATGCTGTGCCAAAGTACAACGGGCCCGTCGATTGCATTAAACAATTGTACAGAGAGGGTGGAGTTAGAAGTATTTTTAAAGGAACTTACGCCACTTTATTAAgag ACGTACCGGCCAGTGGAGTGTATTTCATGATTTACGAACTGCTTCAGAGATGGTTGACACCTGAAGGTGGAAAATTGGGTGTCGTGTCGACTATTTTTGCCGGTGGTATGGCTGGAATTGCAAATTGGGTCGTAGCGATACCCCCAGATGTACTAAAGAGTAGACTGCAAACTG CACCGGAAGGCACGTACAAAAATGGAATTCGTTCTGTGTTTGCTCAACTGATGAAGGAAGAGGGACCTCGTGCACTTTATAAAGGATGTGCTCCTGTAATGCTCAGAGCATTCCCTGCAAACGCAGCTTGTTTTGCCGGCTTTGAAGTGGCGATGAATTTCCTTAATTTAGCAGCTCCGAATTTATAA
- the LOC124411904 gene encoding adapter molecule Crk, translating into MAATFDQYDKSSWYFGTMSRQDATDLLMSEKEGGVFLVRDSTTIHGDFVLCVREDSKVSHYIINKIQQGDQIRYRIGDQMFPDIPNLLAFYKLHYLDTTSLIRPAPRRIQKVIAKYDFEGSDSDDLPFRKGEILTVISKDEEQWWTARNSVGQTGSVPVPYIQKYEEDSMTLLENSSRPDSGGSCSSNSNLLQQQQQTQSQLLLQETGQTGIPRRSNIQRTLPAFAKVKQARVPNAYDKTALKLEVGDMIKVTKTNINGQWEGELHGKTGHFPFTHVEFVDSENGDGNQEM; encoded by the exons ATGGCCGCTACTTTCGACCAGTATGACAAATCCAG CTGGTACTTTGGTACTATGTCAAGGCAGGATGCGACGGATCTATTGATGAGTGAAAAAGAAGGGGGTGTATTTTTGGTCCGAGACAGCACGACTATTCATGGAGATTTTGTCCTATGCGTTAGGGAAGATAGTAAAGTTAgtcattatattataaacaaaatacaaCAAGGAGATCAGATACGGTATAGGATTGGCGATCAAATGTTTCCTGACATACCAAATCTTCTGGCTTTTTATAAACTACATTATCTGGATACAACGTCACTTATCAGGCCTGCGCCTAGAAGGATTCAAAAAGTTATTGCCAAGTACGACTTCGAAGGCAGTGATTCCGATGACTTACCATTTAGAAAAG GTGAAATTCTGACGGTAATATCGAAGGACGAGGAGCAGTGGTGGACAGCCAGGAACAGTGTGGGTCAAACAGGATCTGTTCCAGTTCCGTACATCCAGAAATACGAGGAGGACAGTATGACGTTGTTGGAGAATAGTTCACGGCCTGATTCTGGGGGTAGTTGTAGTTCGAATTCAAATTTActtcagcagcagcaacagacACAATCGCAGTTACTCCTTCAAGAGACCGGACAGACCGGGATACCAAGGCGATCTAACATTCAGAGAACTCTGCCTGCCTTTGCCAAGGTCAAACAAGCCAGAGTACCAAATGCTTATGATAAAACGGCACTCAAGCTTGAGGTTGGCGACATGATTAAGGTTACTAAAACTAATATCAACGGTCAGTGGGAGGGTGAATTGCATGGCAAGACTGGACACTTTCCTTTCACGCATGTCGAATTTGTTGACAGTGAGAATGGCGATGGTAATCAAGAGATGTAA
- the LOC124411884 gene encoding carboxypeptidase N subunit 2-like — MKNVALFLWAILIPAWCFGQIIDIGGIWEIQCPHVCNCQIAKFYDLPLYQWANTKTNDQENLEPEVNYYQSLNDEEPMGNELLKVATCVLTKDAKQLLESLPTDLQVLTILESGDGDKEIRLSSADTNRFTDLISLDIQGMGYNDRLRNSGGKLKLTNKRYGIVIDEDALLPLGPTLRYLNLERVRLASMSTLNKGQVNLVVKPVSHASNEDEDHDSGPEDEVVNQNGLRLIFLSHGGDGENGKEEDREILPYNLYKQEVEGYRESASLFTGLGRLTHLRAYDCALKDISWEMFDGLDSLVLLSLEKNDLKVIPKFCFYGTPILKSLSLAENQLLTLTSVDLAGLLALERLDLRRNNLTLLSELSFPPFPVLAEADFTGNPLDCIFPSTFEIMNATTKLYLGGDGALLKLQQNSFLGLRLLEVLHLFNVEIQVLERFILRGMPALRELKINGNISRIDFDAFLELRSLEDLDLSNCQIRELSMDAFYGLEKVKRIDLSRNELETITPGLFTLQQQTELREILLNKNKLTTLPSDFFKSLKNPGKQHQILNLRLDGNPWDCNCDMRYWNPNLVNRIKETAPRCMTPTKLKNWGVFYALRKGGLRCKRIKRRHFRANHKLSIYENTNNIS, encoded by the exons ATGAAGAACGTCGCGCTGTTTTTATGGGCAATTTTAATCCCG GCTTGGTGTTTTGGACAGATAATAGACATCGGTGGAATATGGGAGATACAATGTCCTCATGTATGCAATTGTCAGATAGCAAAGTTCTATGATTTGCCTTTGTATCAGTGGGCCAACACGAAGACGAATGACCAAGAG AATTTAGAACCGGAGGTGAACTATTATCAGAGTTTGAACGACGAGGAACCAATGGGAAACGAATTGTTGAAAGTAGCCACGTGTGTGCTAACAAAGGATGCAAAGCAGTTGCTGGAATCTCTTCCGACAGATTTGCAG GTATTGACTATTCTAGAATCTGGTGACGGAGACAAAGAAATCCGGTTGAGTTCCGCCGATACGAATCGTTTCACCGATTTGATATCCTTGGATATACAGGGAATGGGATACAACGACAGACTCCGAAATTCTGGCGGAAAGCTCAAATTAACTAATAAAAGATATGGAATAGTTATAGATGAGGACGCGTTGCTTCCACTTGGTCCGACGCTTCGCTACCTCAACTTAGAACGCGTGAGGCTCGCGAGTATGAGTACGTTGAATAAAGGTCAAGTGAACTTGGTCGTCAAGCCGGTAAGTCACGCGAGCAATGAGGACGAGGATCACGATTCGGGACCGGAAGATGAAGTAGTCAACCAGAACGGCTTGAGATTGATATTTTTGAGCCACGGGGGTGACGGAGAAAACGGCAAGGAAGAGGACCGAGAAATTTTGCCGTATAATCTGTACAAACAAGAAGTCGAGGGCTATAGAGAATCTGCGAGTCTCTTTACAGGTCTGGGAAGATTGACGCACTTGAGAGCCTACGATTGCGCGCTAAAAGATATTTCTTGGGAGATGTTCGACGGCTTGGACAGCCTGGTTTTATTGTCTCTGGAGAAAAACGACTTGAAAGTCATCCCTAAATTCTGCTTCTATGGGACACCTATTTTGAAATCACTTTCTTTAGCCGAGAATCAGCTGTTGACATTGACGAGCGTCGACCTGGCTGGACTATTGGCACTTGAACGATTGGATCTTCGGAGAAATAATTTAACGTTATTATCCGAACTCTCTTTTCCCCCATTTCCAGTCCTGGCCGAAGCTGACTTCACCGGAAATCCACTCGACTGTATATTTCCAAG caCGTTTGAGATCATGAACGCGACGACTAAATTGTATCTCGGAGGCGACGGGGCGCTGCTCAAGTTGCAGCAAAATTCGTTTCTAGGATTACGCTTGCTGGAAGTATTACACTTGTTTAATGTAGAGATACAGGTGTTGGAGCGTTTTATATTACGAGGAATGCCGGCACTGAGGGAGTTGAAAATCAACGGAAACATAAGCAGAATAGATTTTGACGCGTTTCTCGAGCTAAGAAGTCTGGAAGATCTGGACCTGAGTAATTGTCAAATTCGAGAATTATCCATGGATGCTTTTTACGGATTGGAAAAAGTCAAGCGTATCGATTTGTCCAGAAATGAATTAGAAACTATTACCCCTGGGCTGTTTACTCTGCAGCAGCAAACCGAACTGAGGGAAATTCtactaaataaaaataagctgACTACGCTTccgtcagatttttttaaaagccTTAAAAATCCTGGCAAACAACATCAAATATTGAATCTGAGATTAGATGGAAATCCTTGGGACTGCAACTGTGATATGCGTTATTGGAACCCAAATTTG GTGAACAGAATCAAGGAAACGGCACCTCGTTGTATGACACCAACAAAACTAAAGAATTGGGGAGTTTTTTACGCTTTGCGTAAAGGTGGACTCCGTTGCAAGCGCATAAAACGAAGACATTTTCGAGCAAATCATAAGCTCTCAATTTACGAAAACACCAATAACATCAGCTAG